In Marivirga salinae, a single window of DNA contains:
- a CDS encoding TonB-dependent receptor gives MKKNIAFLIAFFILGSLSAQQITLSGFVEDKSSAERLVSATVQLLGTTQGVITNNFGYFSVKVKSNEKTSLLISYTGFEPQQIDFSGQNDSSLVISLSPITLQEVEVKASRPQHGQQLGKLSPHVAKLQEAPAIMGEKDIIKSMALLPGITGGQEGTAALYVRGGSPDQNLFLLDDAVIFNPFHLFGLVSTFNGDAIKNVDIYKGNFPARYGGRLSSVIDMTMREGNRNETEGKLDVGIISSKGQIEGPVDDGCGSYFLSARSSYLNLLTLPFNIAYRLGTGDYRFNYWLYDINAKINYKFSDTDHIYLSLYNSNDTWQVGERSDRLTTAFNLNWGNTVASLRHNKKLRKGLFWKNTLSYSTYRYQSDISNIISIEDPEPGQEATEENSNEVGSSVSDSRLKTELFIPIYKWIDISAGLEAAYLGFKPFVSEVKNSSTDQTSINRQVLGGQEVAAYMQTNFEWGKYWSMSTGFRYVNFFVEGANYQSPEYRFNINREGLKGWNWSLAYAKTSQFLHLLNANSVGLPNDVWLPSTQLIPPSRASQTSLGFSKSSKNRSITFSSEAYIRNMTSLIDYSRSSLLQLSPSLDWENELATNGMGFAYGFENMITLDYKNWDAWVSYTWARSERKFLEINEGDWYPSSFDKTHDLSVMVNYDLNASWKFNAVWNFQTGRPFTAPIAIIDGEWGDYMIYGDRNNARLPAFHRLDLGATYSFEKKGRDRTWSFGVINAYNHINPNVFAPELLYLDEENSYTNYRGIGFIPVLPYVSFGMNLFKNK, from the coding sequence ATGAAAAAAAACATTGCCTTTTTAATTGCTTTCTTTATTCTAGGAAGCTTAAGTGCTCAGCAAATTACGCTTAGCGGTTTTGTTGAAGATAAATCCTCAGCTGAGCGATTGGTGAGTGCAACTGTTCAATTATTGGGAACTACCCAAGGTGTCATCACTAATAATTTTGGTTACTTTTCTGTTAAGGTTAAAAGTAATGAAAAAACAAGCTTACTCATTTCATATACAGGATTTGAACCTCAACAAATAGATTTTAGTGGTCAAAATGACAGTAGTCTCGTGATATCATTAAGCCCCATCACTTTGCAAGAGGTGGAGGTAAAAGCAAGTCGACCTCAACACGGCCAGCAATTAGGTAAGTTGAGCCCTCATGTAGCTAAATTACAAGAAGCTCCGGCCATTATGGGTGAGAAAGATATCATTAAATCGATGGCCTTACTACCTGGTATAACGGGTGGTCAAGAAGGTACAGCTGCCCTATATGTGCGCGGAGGAAGCCCTGATCAAAACCTTTTTCTGCTCGATGATGCTGTCATATTTAACCCCTTTCACTTGTTCGGTTTGGTTTCTACCTTTAATGGTGATGCTATAAAAAACGTTGATATCTATAAAGGCAATTTCCCTGCCCGTTATGGTGGTCGCTTGTCATCTGTAATTGATATGACCATGCGGGAAGGGAATCGTAATGAAACGGAAGGTAAATTAGATGTTGGAATTATTAGCTCTAAAGGACAAATTGAAGGGCCTGTTGATGATGGTTGCGGATCTTACTTTCTGTCCGCAAGAAGTTCTTATTTGAATCTACTTACATTGCCTTTCAATATTGCTTATCGTTTGGGCACAGGTGATTATCGATTTAATTATTGGTTATACGACATCAATGCGAAAATTAATTATAAGTTTTCTGACACCGACCATATCTACTTGAGTTTATATAACAGCAATGATACTTGGCAGGTTGGAGAAAGATCAGACCGTTTAACTACGGCATTTAATCTGAATTGGGGCAATACAGTGGCTAGCCTACGACACAATAAAAAACTAAGAAAGGGACTTTTCTGGAAGAATACATTATCCTACTCTACCTATAGATATCAATCTGATATAAGTAATATTATAAGCATAGAAGACCCTGAGCCAGGGCAGGAAGCTACGGAAGAAAATTCCAATGAAGTAGGCAGCTCAGTGTCAGATAGCCGTTTAAAAACAGAACTATTTATTCCTATTTATAAATGGATCGATATCAGTGCAGGACTGGAAGCGGCCTACCTGGGCTTCAAACCTTTTGTTTCCGAAGTAAAGAACAGTTCAACCGATCAAACCTCAATTAATAGACAAGTATTAGGCGGACAGGAAGTAGCTGCTTACATGCAGACAAACTTTGAATGGGGTAAATATTGGAGTATGAGTACAGGTTTTAGATATGTAAACTTTTTCGTGGAGGGTGCAAATTATCAAAGCCCAGAGTACCGGTTCAACATCAATAGGGAAGGGTTAAAAGGTTGGAATTGGTCGTTGGCCTATGCTAAAACCAGCCAATTTTTACATTTATTGAACGCTAATTCTGTAGGTTTACCAAATGATGTATGGCTACCATCTACTCAATTAATCCCACCATCAAGGGCAAGTCAAACCAGTTTGGGCTTTAGTAAGTCTTCAAAGAATAGATCGATTACTTTCTCTTCCGAAGCCTATATTCGAAACATGACGAGCCTAATTGATTATTCAAGAAGCTCATTGCTTCAATTGTCCCCATCTTTAGACTGGGAAAATGAATTGGCTACTAACGGAATGGGATTTGCTTATGGTTTTGAAAACATGATTACTTTAGATTATAAAAATTGGGATGCCTGGGTCAGTTATACTTGGGCTCGTTCTGAACGTAAATTTCTGGAGATTAATGAAGGGGATTGGTATCCTTCAAGCTTCGACAAAACGCATGACTTAAGTGTGATGGTGAACTATGACCTAAATGCAAGCTGGAAGTTTAATGCTGTATGGAATTTTCAAACAGGGAGACCTTTTACAGCTCCAATTGCCATTATAGACGGAGAATGGGGTGATTATATGATTTATGGAGATCGCAATAACGCCCGATTGCCTGCTTTTCATCGATTGGATTTAGGAGCTACCTATAGTTTTGAAAAAAAGGGCAGAGATCGTACTTGGTCTTTTGGGGTGATAAATGCTTATAATCATATAAACCCGAATGTATTTGCTCCAGAGCTACTATATCTAGATGAAGAGAATAGTTATACGAATTATAGAGGTATAGGCTTTATCCCTGTACTTCCCTATGTTTCTTTTGGCATGAACTTATTTAAGAACAAATGA
- a CDS encoding PAS domain-containing protein produces the protein MIKYQNNLSNMMCLDIYLMDLSPQEYHKMHTKILDTPKDFKNVLHCHDIAAMSNANVLSKIKIDLSCLEKYAQRNRWQENIQKILKNPFEALVLTNLEKEILWVNSGFEAMTGFKAQEAVGLTPTFLQGKNTDSNTRSIFRQKLQEDRNFSISIKNYRKNGEEYDCKVDIFPLHDSENRISHFLALEQEIR, from the coding sequence ATGATTAAGTACCAGAATAACTTGAGTAATATGATGTGTTTAGATATTTATTTGATGGACTTAAGTCCTCAAGAATATCATAAAATGCATACCAAAATACTGGACACTCCTAAGGATTTCAAAAATGTATTACATTGTCATGATATTGCCGCAATGAGTAATGCCAATGTTCTCTCCAAAATTAAAATAGACTTATCTTGTCTGGAAAAATATGCTCAGCGAAATAGGTGGCAAGAGAATATCCAAAAGATACTGAAAAACCCTTTTGAGGCGCTTGTCTTAACCAATCTAGAAAAAGAAATTCTCTGGGTAAATAGCGGATTTGAAGCAATGACAGGTTTCAAAGCGCAAGAAGCTGTTGGATTAACACCTACTTTTTTGCAAGGGAAAAATACTGACTCAAACACTCGGTCAATTTTTAGGCAAAAGCTTCAAGAAGATCGGAATTTTAGTATCAGTATCAAAAACTATCGCAAAAATGGAGAGGAATATGACTGTAAGGTAGATATATTTCCTCTTCATGATTCCGAAAATCGGATTTCACATTTTTTAGCTTTGGAACAAGAAATCCGATGA
- the typA gene encoding translational GTPase TypA yields MSEIRNVAIIAHVDHGKTTLVDKIIYACQEFREGTESDELILDNNDLERERGITILSKNVSVTYNGVKINIIDTPGHSDFGGEVERVLKMADGVLLLVDAFEGPMPQTRFVLGKALDLGLKPIVVVNKVDKENCRPDEVHEQVFDLMFNLDATEDQLDFQTIYGSSKNGWMSTDWKEQTDNVFPLLDEIIKTIPAAPVKEGIPKLQIVSLDYSSFVGRIAIGRLYQGTLKEGMQIGLCKKDGSVKKMRIKELHTFEGLARKRVEEVHSGDLCAIIGLEGFDIGDTVTDPENPEPLPRISIDEPTMSMLFTINNSPFFGKEGKFVTSRHLRDRLMKETEKNLALRVESTDSEDRFLVYGRGILHLSVLIETMRREGYELQVGQPQVLYKEIDGVRCEPIEHMVIDVPDDVSGKAIELVTQRKGELLVMEPKGDVQHLEFEIPARGIIGLRNNMMTATAGEAVMNHRYKEYAPYKGHIPERNKGSLISMEEGASTAFAINRLQDRGVFFVDPGDVIYKGQVIGQHSRDNDLDVNINKGKQLTNMRKSGTDDAMRIAPKINFSLEEAMEFIQKDEYLEVTPKSIRMRKIYLDENERKRMSK; encoded by the coding sequence ATGTCAGAAATTAGAAATGTGGCGATTATTGCCCACGTTGACCACGGTAAAACTACTTTGGTTGACAAAATTATCTATGCTTGTCAGGAATTTCGTGAAGGAACGGAATCAGACGAATTAATTTTAGATAATAATGATCTAGAAAGAGAGCGTGGAATTACCATTTTGAGTAAAAACGTTTCCGTTACTTATAACGGGGTTAAGATTAATATTATTGACACTCCTGGTCACTCTGACTTTGGAGGAGAAGTAGAGCGAGTTTTGAAAATGGCCGATGGTGTTTTGCTTTTAGTGGATGCCTTTGAAGGACCAATGCCACAAACTCGTTTTGTATTAGGAAAAGCATTAGACTTAGGCTTGAAGCCAATTGTTGTAGTCAATAAAGTGGATAAAGAAAACTGTCGTCCTGATGAAGTGCACGAGCAAGTTTTCGATTTAATGTTCAACTTAGATGCTACTGAAGATCAGCTAGACTTCCAAACCATTTACGGTTCAAGTAAAAACGGTTGGATGAGCACTGATTGGAAAGAGCAGACTGATAATGTTTTCCCTCTTTTGGATGAAATCATTAAAACAATCCCTGCAGCACCTGTTAAAGAAGGTATCCCTAAATTACAGATTGTATCTTTGGATTATTCATCTTTCGTAGGGCGAATTGCTATTGGAAGGTTATACCAAGGTACCTTGAAAGAAGGCATGCAAATAGGTCTATGTAAAAAGGACGGTTCTGTTAAGAAAATGAGAATCAAAGAATTGCATACTTTCGAAGGCTTAGCAAGAAAGAGAGTGGAGGAAGTACATTCAGGAGATCTTTGTGCAATCATTGGTTTAGAGGGTTTTGATATTGGAGATACGGTAACTGATCCTGAAAATCCAGAGCCATTACCAAGAATTTCTATTGATGAGCCTACCATGAGTATGCTTTTCACTATCAACAACTCTCCATTCTTTGGTAAAGAAGGTAAATTCGTTACTTCTCGTCATTTGCGTGATCGTTTGATGAAAGAGACTGAGAAAAACCTGGCCTTGCGTGTAGAATCTACAGATTCTGAAGATCGATTCTTGGTTTACGGTAGAGGTATTTTGCACTTGTCTGTCTTGATTGAAACCATGAGAAGAGAAGGCTATGAATTGCAAGTAGGTCAGCCACAAGTATTATATAAAGAAATTGATGGTGTTCGTTGTGAGCCAATTGAGCATATGGTTATTGATGTGCCAGATGATGTTTCAGGTAAAGCTATTGAGTTAGTGACCCAAAGAAAAGGTGAATTGTTAGTGATGGAGCCAAAAGGTGATGTTCAGCATTTGGAATTTGAAATCCCAGCACGAGGTATTATAGGCCTAAGAAATAACATGATGACTGCTACAGCTGGAGAAGCTGTAATGAATCATAGATATAAAGAATATGCTCCATATAAAGGACATATTCCTGAAAGGAACAAAGGATCACTAATTTCCATGGAGGAGGGAGCTTCTACAGCATTTGCGATCAATAGATTGCAAGACAGAGGTGTGTTCTTCGTTGATCCGGGTGATGTGATCTACAAAGGTCAGGTTATTGGTCAGCACTCAAGAGATAATGATTTGGATGTGAATATCAATAAAGGAAAGCAGTTAACCAATATGCGTAAATCAGGTACTGATGACGCAATGAGAATTGCTCCGAAAATCAATTTCTCATTAGAGGAGGCTATGGAATTTATTCAGAAAGATGAGTATTTGGAAGTAACGCCAAAAAGCATCAGAATGCGTAAAATCTATCTTGACGAAAACGAGCGTAAAAGAATGTCGAAATAA